In the genome of Pseudomonadota bacterium, the window GAAAGGCGGCGGGATGTCGGGAAGTTTCGGGGACATTGCAGCCTTAAGCTTTTATCCAACGAAAAACCTTGGTGGCATCGGCGAGGGCGGTATGGTGCTCACAAAAAGGAAGGATTTAGGCGAGAAGGTCAGAAAATTAAGGGTGCACGGCATGGATAACACCCCGTATCACCACGAAATGATTGGGTTTAACAGCAGGCTCGATGAAATAAAGGCTTGTGCACTTATGGCGAAGTTCCCCCACCTTGAATCATGGAACGGAAAAAGGATCGAAAATGCAAAGTTTTACAATAAAAGGCTGAAGGGACTTCCCATTATCTTTCCGAATGTGGGCGATGACGGATCACACATTGTCCATCAATATGTGATCCGTCTGAAAGAAAGGGACGGACTTCAGGGTTTCCTCAAGGAAAAAGGGATACAGACGGGGATATACTATCCTGTCCCCTTACACCTGCAGGAATGCTTCTCATCGTTGGGGTACAAAAAGGGTTTCTTTCCCGTTGCAGAAGAGGCGGCGCTCACGAGTCTTGCCCTCCCCGCATATCCTGAATTAACAAAGGCAGAAAAAGCATATATCGTGGAATCTGTCAGAAGCTTTTTGATGGGCCCTCTCTGACAATTCCTGGATCTTATATTCCGCCATATCGAATGAGAAAACTCAGGAAACACCAGGTTTTAGTAACTATTTTAAATAGTTAGAGCTCAATTTTAAAAACAGGAAAAGGGCATTTGTTTTTGATTGTTCGATATGATATTCTCTGGTTTGGATGGGCAATATACATATCACCATAAAGCTCTTTGCCATGTTGCGGGAAGGGCGTTTTGACACAAAAACCGGCGAGTTTCCTGTTGGTACAATGGTGTGCGAGATTATTCAGCAGCTTGGCATACCCGAAAAAGAAGTAACGCTGATCTTCA includes:
- a CDS encoding MoaD/ThiS family protein; translation: MHITIKLFAMLREGRFDTKTGEFPVGTMVCEIIQQLGIPEKEVTLIFINGRHGQPNTQLMDGDTVALFPPVGGG
- a CDS encoding DegT/DnrJ/EryC1/StrS family aminotransferase; translation: MNIPVINLKAQFKKVKKDVFKGLQEILTEQRLILGKYCNLLESAISEYTGVPHAISCANGTDALILSLMALGIKNGDEVITTPYTFFSTASSIALINAKPVFVDVEEHDLNINPVLLEKAITPKTKAIIVVHLFGKLCDMDAVCRIAEKHGIPVVEDMAQSLGARKGGGMSGSFGDIAALSFYPTKNLGGIGEGGMVLTKRKDLGEKVRKLRVHGMDNTPYHHEMIGFNSRLDEIKACALMAKFPHLESWNGKRIENAKFYNKRLKGLPIIFPNVGDDGSHIVHQYVIRLKERDGLQGFLKEKGIQTGIYYPVPLHLQECFSSLGYKKGFFPVAEEAALTSLALPAYPELTKAEKAYIVESVRSFLMGPL